Proteins encoded together in one Impatiens glandulifera chromosome 1, dImpGla2.1, whole genome shotgun sequence window:
- the LOC124937568 gene encoding uncharacterized protein LOC124937568, producing MQLALTANMKMCYIDGSFKAPIAPQDAIPWKMIDAMNEVKARYEGNNGPTLYRVKKDICTTKQDNLDLEEYYSKVCSCDKSQNENCVGCKLEKQVLTRYEKHNLLLFLMGLDDSYENLKDNILVMDPLPSEYKAFTMFLNVESKNQINRQNQQSNLQSAMTVRDFKEGSSKRFKGNDGRAYNNDKRRNFSCTHYNMKGHSTEGCYRLIGFPDWWDNNKRKNAVNSVSFDNNDKTVSLQDQMKMMQDMMKSLIEENTRSEANMYAKNKEINFEADFKYNLISVTRLITDEKVKCIFSENGCLMQGPEIDDILELGKRVGNLYFYSIVTDFLKDSNSDAETSFSTLDCKIRHYRCGHPSNEVLRILFPSLINNMDHCKTCQICKSHRLPFHNSTSSSKDKFDLVQFDI from the exons ATGCAATTGGCACTTACTGCGAATATGAAGATGTGTTACATTGATGGATCATTCAAAGCTCCGATTGCACCTCAAGATGCTATTCCCTGGAAAATGATTGATGCAATG AATGAAGTGAAAGCAAGGTATGAAGGTAACAATGGTCCAACCTTGTATCGAGTCAAAAAGGATATATGTACAACAAAACAAGATAATCTTGATTTAGAAGAATATTATTCTAAG GTATGCTCTTGTGATAAATCCCAAAATGAAAATTGTGTGGGATGCAAACTGGAAAAACAAGTTTTGACTAGGtatgaaaaacataatttgCTACTGTTCTTGATGGGTCTGGATGATTCCTATGAGAATCTAAAGGATAACATTCTAGTTATGGATCCTTTACCGAGTGAATATAAGGCTTTCACGATGTTCTTGAATGTTGAATCAAAGAATCAGATCAATCGACAAAATCAACAATCCAACTTACAATCTGCAATGACAGTAAGAGATTTCAAAGAAGGTAGTTCAAAAAGATTCAAAGGAAATGATGGTAGGGCTTACAACAATGACAAAAGAAGAAATTTCTCATGTACTCACTACAATATGAAGGGTCATTCTACAGAGGGTTGCTATAGACTAATTGGTTTTCCAGATTGGTGGGATAACAACAAAAGGAAGAATGCTGTGAATTCAGTATCATTTGACAACAATGACAAAACAGTCTCTTTACAAGATCAAATGAAGATGATGCAGGACATGATGAAAAGCTTAATTGAAGAAAATACTAGATCTGAAGCTAACATGTATGctaaaaacaaagaaatcaaCTTCGAAGCAG ATTTCAAGTATAATTTAATATCAGTTACAAGATTAATTACAGATGAAAAAGTTAAATGCATATTTTCTGAAAATGGATGTTTGATGCAGGGCCCTGAAATAGATGATATCCTTGAGCTTGGAAAACGTGTAGGAAACTTGTATTTCTATTCCATAGTTACTGATTTCCTTAAAGATTCTAATAGTGATGCTGAAACTTCATTTTCTACCTTAGATTGTAAAATTAGGCATTATAGATGTGGACACCCTTCTAATGAAGTTCTTAGAATATTGTTTCCTTCTCTTATCAATAATATGGATCATTGTAAAACTTGTCAGATTTGTAAATCACATCGTTTACCTTTTCATAATAGCACTTCATCTTCTAAAGATAAATTTGATCTTGTTCAATTTGATATTTGA
- the LOC124919363 gene encoding RHOMBOID-like protein 9, chloroplastic, with protein MIIMASFPIAHKLIFKDRFSWSLSERYRGLFPVLNDDGRRWLGYASCIPFRGKTKNINYEEESVLSKLNKKQLDSLDHYFGRLHDSNNTSLDSLIERTVVTDPSTSNLLKGKRLLDVYLGKVTKDVEAEESETYLKGDIGKSDEYKLKSYRNLRNNNLESGFQSSYDEASDLYVISILTSINIAVFLFEIASPIQNSDSELFFTLPSLYGAKVNDLIMTGEWWRLVTPMFLHSGILHIAHGFWVLLNFGPQVCKFYGSFTFFLIYVLGGISGNLTSFLQTPEPSVGGTGPVFAIIGAWFIYHIQNKDNILKDDLEIMFQKAMIATAIGSILSISGPIDNWTHLGAAFTGIIYGFFMLQMDHASPKTSQKEGIALVTPVANPWKSLLVFFIFIIGFLSLPFVVEPPLN; from the exons ATG aTAATCATGGCTAGTTTTCCTATTGCCCACAAATTAATATTCAAGGATCGATTTTCTTGGTCCCTTAGCGAGAGATATAGAGGTTTGTTTCCAGTTTTGAATGATGATGGAAGGAGATGGTTGGGTTATGCTTCTTGTATTCCCTTTAGAGGGAAAACTAAGAACATCAATTATGAAGAGGAATCAGTACTGTCTAAGTTGAATAAGAAGCAATTAGATTCCCTTGATCATTATTTTGGAAGGCTTCACGATTCCAACAACACTTCTTTGGATTCGTTGATTGAGAGAACAGTGGTTACTGATCCAAGCACAAGTAATCTTCTCAAAGGCAAAAGATTACTAGATGTTTATCTAGGGAAAGTCACTAAAG ATGTTGAAGCTGAAGAATCTGAAACATATCTGAAGGGAGATATAGGGAAAAGTGATGAGTACAAGTTGAAAAGCTATAGAAATCTTAGAAACAACAATCTCGAGAGTGGTTTTCAGAGTTCATATGATGAAGCCTCTGATCTTTATGTGAT AAGTATTTTGACTTCAATAAACATTGCAGTGTTTCTGTTTGAAATAGCAAGTCCAATTCAAAACTCGGATTCAGAACTCTTTTTCACTCTTCCTTCATTATATGGAGCAAAAGTAAACGACTTGATCATGACTGGAGAATGGTGGAGGCTAGTGACGCCAATGTTTCTG CATTCAGGCATTCTTCACATTGCCCATGGATTTTGGGTGCTTCTCAATTTTGGGCCTCAAGTTTGCAAATTCTATGGTTCATTCACGTTTTTCTTGATATATGTACTTGGAGGAATCTCTGGTAACTTGACTAGTTTTCTTCAAACACCAGAGCCAAGTGTTGGTGGGACG GGACCAGTATTTGCAATTATAGGAGCTTGGTTCATCTATCATATCCAAAACAAAGACAACATATTGAAAGATGATTTAGAGATCATGTTTCAGAAAGCAATGATAGCCACCGCCATTGGTTCCATATTGAGCATTTCTGGTCCAATTGATAACTG GACCCATTTAGGAGCAGCTTTTACCGGTATAATCTATGGCTTTTTTATGCTGCAAATGGACCATGCATCGCCAAAAACAAGTCAAAAGGAAGGAATTGCACTCGTTACTCCAGTAGCCAATCCATGGAAATCACTATTggtattcttcatcttcattattGGATTTCTCTCTTTACCATTTGTTGTTGAACCACCCCTTAACTAA
- the LOC124937549 gene encoding ultraviolet-B receptor UVR8-like → MGELNISVITMETAVIAWGSGEDGQLGMGNKEERDYASTIKSLHNQNVCSVVAGSRNSLAICDDGKRYVLTFHNSYYPSNNTSENIPSQVKALANVKIVQAAIGGWHCLALDDQCRAYAWGGNEYGQCCEEEYKHERGDDCRVFPHRRNVVIPKRCVPNLIVKQVAAGATHSVVLTHEGHVWTWGQLWPPGDIKKISTPVRVQGLERVVLIAVGAFHNLALDGDGKLWAWGNNEYGQLGTGDTQPKSQPIHVQGLDDLILIDIAAGGWHSTALTNEGKVYGWGRGEHGRLGFGDDKSSKMVPQKVELLVEEDIVQVSCGGTHSVALTRDGRMFSFGRGDHGRLGYGRIETTGHPSEVPINLIPPFRDIDSNEPDGQWRANLIACGGRHTLAIVEWDTTDYL, encoded by the exons ATGGGAGAGCTGAATATTAGTGTAATAACCATGGAGACTGCTGTAATAGCTTG GGGTTCTGGAGAAGACGGTCAGTTAGGAATGGGCAATAAAGAAGAGAGAGATTATGCCTCTACTATCAAATCTCTACACAATCAAAATGTTTGCTCCGTCGTCGCCGGAAGTCGAAATTCCCTCGCCATTTGCGACGACGGCAAG AGATATGTTCTTACATTTCATAATAGTTATTACCCATCCAATAATACCAGTGAAAACATTCCTAGTCAGGTCAAAGCTTTAGCCAATGTCAAAATTGTTcag GCTGCTATTGGTGGCTGGCATTGCTTGGCTCTAGATGATCAATGTAGGGCTTATGCTTGGG GTGGAAATGAATATGGTCAATGTTGTGAAGAAGAATACAAACATGAGCGTGGAGATGATTGTCGTGTCTTTCCACACAGAAGAAATGTTGTCATTCCAAAACGATGTGTTCCAAACCTAATCGTTAAACAa GTAGCTGCAGGAGCCACACACTCAGTAGTCCTTACTCATGAAGGTCATGTTTGGACATGGGGTCAACTTTGGCCTCCAGGCGACAT AAAGAAAATCTCAACCCCTGTTAGAGTTCAAGGTCTTGAAAGGGTTGTGTTAATTGCTGTTGGAGCCTTTCACAATCTTGCACTTGATGGGGATGGAAAGCTCTGGGCATGGGGCAATAATGAATATGGTCAACTTGGAACAGGAGACACACAGCCTAAATCACAACCTATTCATGTTCAAGGCCTTGATGATCTTATTCTG ATTGATATTGCAGCTGGTGGATGGCATTCTACAGCTCTAACAAATGAAGGAAAg GTTTATGGATGGGGTAGAGGAGAACATGGGAGACTTGGATTTGGAGATGATAAGAGCAGTAAAATGGTACCTCAAAAGGTTGAGCTTCTTGTTGAAGAGGATATTGTTCAG GTGTCTTGTGGGGGTACTCATTCAGTTGCATTGACACGTGATGGTCGCATGTTCTCA TTTGGACGAGGTGATCATGGTCGTCTAGGATATGGGAGAATAGAAACTACAGGCCATCCTTCAGAAGTCCCAATAAACTTAATTCCTCCATTTAGAGACATTGACAGCAATGAACCTGACGGACAATGGAGGGCTAATCTTATTGCTTGTGGTGGCCGCCACACGTTAGCCATAGTGGAATGGGACACAACTGATTATCTGTAA
- the LOC124922423 gene encoding cell division cycle-associated 7-like protein codes for MDIMAHCNNMKKDKQCTIQYCHKCLLNRYGEKAEEVSVVEDWFCPKCRDNCNCSFCMKKRGHKPTGILVHTSKSIGFSSVSEMLLARGSDYQSGKVIFRVHVFSPSII; via the exons ATGGATATTATGGCACATTGcaataatatgaaaaaagatAAACAATGCACGATCCAGTACTGCCATAAGTGTTTGTTGAATAG GTATGGCGAGAAAGCAGAAGAGGTGTCGGTTGTAGAGGATTGGTTTTGTCCTAAGTGCAGAGACAATTGTAATTGTAGTTTTTGCAT GAAGAAAAGGGGGCACAAACCTACTGGTATACTCGTGCACACCTCTAAGTCAATTGGTTTTTCTTCTGTTTCGGAGATGCTTCTAGCCCGAGGTTCCGATTATCAGTCAGGAAAGGTAATTTTTCGTGTTCATGTTTTTTCTCCCTCTATTAT